Proteins from a genomic interval of Clostridium scatologenes:
- the fliM gene encoding flagellar motor switch protein FliM, with translation MADVLSQSEIDALLAALSAGELTPDEVPKEEEKQKVKPYDFRSPQKFSKDHIRTLELIHDNYARIISNYLTAQVRSNVKVKIESVQQITYEEFIHSVPNPTILTVFKMPPLSGSVLFETNPQFSFEIIDVLLGGKGTGKYKAREFTDIDKNIMMVINTGLISNLKLAWDDVLEVNTEIEGLETNPALNQTLAPNEAVALITFSVEMGKSSTFINICIPYLSIEKVLDKLVVQYWFQDSNDEGILEESRAKLRQRLNIVNMNLTAVLGTTNITVDDFLRLGVGDVLTLNDKANMPIKLMVEDKPYCYGKPGVLGKNMGVQILDIIDKDVENYE, from the coding sequence ATGGCAGATGTATTATCGCAGAGTGAGATAGACGCTCTTTTAGCTGCCTTGTCTGCTGGAGAATTGACTCCAGATGAAGTACCAAAAGAAGAAGAAAAACAAAAGGTTAAGCCTTATGATTTTAGAAGTCCTCAAAAATTTTCAAAGGATCATATAAGGACGCTTGAACTTATTCATGATAACTATGCTAGAATAATTTCAAATTATTTAACTGCACAGGTAAGAAGTAATGTAAAAGTGAAAATAGAGTCTGTACAGCAAATAACTTATGAAGAGTTTATTCACTCTGTGCCAAATCCCACAATCCTTACTGTATTTAAAATGCCGCCTTTAAGTGGATCTGTATTGTTTGAAACAAATCCACAGTTTTCTTTTGAAATAATAGATGTGCTTTTAGGTGGGAAAGGAACGGGAAAATATAAAGCAAGAGAATTTACAGACATTGATAAAAACATTATGATGGTCATAAATACAGGCCTTATATCTAATTTGAAATTAGCCTGGGATGACGTGCTTGAAGTCAATACTGAAATAGAAGGATTAGAAACTAATCCAGCACTAAATCAGACTTTAGCACCAAATGAAGCAGTAGCCTTAATAACTTTTTCTGTAGAAATGGGCAAAAGCAGCACCTTTATTAACATATGTATACCTTATTTAAGTATAGAAAAAGTATTAGATAAGCTTGTAGTACAATATTGGTTCCAAGATAGTAACGATGAAGGAATATTAGAGGAATCTAGAGCTAAGTTAAGACAAAGATTGAATATAGTAAATATGAATCTTACTGCAGTGTTAGGTACTACAAATATTACTGTAGATGATTTCTTAAGGTTAGGTGTAGGCGATGTGTTGACCTTGAATGATAAAGCAAATATGCCTATTAAATTAATGGTGGAAGATAAACCATATTGCTATGGAAAACCAGGAGTATTGGGGAAAAATATGGGGGTTCAGATACTAGATATTATAGATAAGGATGTGGAAAATTATGAGTAA